From Osmerus eperlanus chromosome 16, fOsmEpe2.1, whole genome shotgun sequence:
agagatattgttccAGTAGAGTACGTACAAGTACATGAATAGGTTGACCAAACACAACCAACAAgaccagggccccgttcgtcgtaagggttgaagctaagttataatcaattgtccctttagcccgttaacattagcgagatgagtgagaacagtaaatggcagggtttcccagattcgttaagaagcttttaacgctaagagcttcttaggagcgttctaagaacgctctagaacgctcttagaacgctcctaagaagctcttggcgttaaaagcttcttaacgaatctgggaaacccggccaatatcggttcgtcaacggctggtccgcaacggctgatccgcatccaaatctgGACGTGCAATTTTATTTCAATCATGCTAAACATGAttacaagacatttcctaaaacatagcgttacatattcacatacagcagcataagctcataataaagcataaagcttgctgcggcgtgtgatatttgcaatgtacggccagagaaggtcttgcaaataaatgagtccttgtcggtatcgctcaaacaagaactcatccgtgtgaaataaaggatcttggcgatcgcaaagaactctattggtatgtaAAGGTAATCGAACtagaatatagctccttggtcaacatGGGtatctcaaaaagggagctgccatgttattttccgggggtgtggcaagcttatccagctacacttaagttagcctgctctggagcaggttagtgctaattgatgtgttactatggtgatttatcgaaagttgcttccacgaaccaaaaagaggggcgttttttttaatcttagcctgaaaattagctcgctaagcggtttagcgagctaattttacgacgaatgaagcttgcgcaagttcagtcaggcaagaccgatctctgcactcgggcttaatcgtagtgtacacttctcactccccccgctaagaacgccctaccttccccccgttccctggtcgattagcgctctcgctatcaattaatggtgtcacatgatccgtgcctttaaatatgattctctccctgtgtagtttgtccatgctatcaagtgcgcgaccctccacaaCCCCATCGCCGCCCGGTTCCagtctcagtcttcggctcgattggtcgtcggctgccgccaccgccaccagtgtctggactccgtgggggattcttcttcgggcgttgggcaggcacccgttgatctatataattccctgtggggttcaagctccaaacaccatagtacatttattagtctgtaataaacatctttcactcatcccaggtctctcctgattgaaataccccccagtactgcacactgctgaaaatagtattctgtaaacacagcaaatacatttgtggagacaaaagaaagaatacatcaaatgaaatacagtacattatttcaatcatggactgcagtgaatatgtacaaaaaaagtactgatgtagtgcatatagctgtagctacatgtagctacattttactgtactgtagagacAGTACAGAATAGTAgttttcacctgtgctcttgtcgaaatgtccaaattactgttgcaacacTATATCTGCTGGggttgggctgaactctctgtccagcctctctcaatgttgccccatggttcacaacatggtcaaccaatgttcaatgttgtttgaatttcattagatactgtaaatttggccctattcttccacggcctccaggtctacctctccctctccctaccttcctccaagggtccccctctcatcctacctctccctcttcctctacctgcaacattgccttccatttttgatgaggacaggtacactgacctgttgcctttttatagtgcttacacctgattggtatgtttacagtttagcactttagtgcttgtacacctgacgcCCGTGTTTTATCCATCTGTTCACgtgtggcattttacaaggcagtgtctaaaaaaggcaatgaagtgacataatcttacatttctgtgtctaatgtagaaaagtgtgtttagtgatttgcaaaacactgtgtgtagtattttgcaaatagtgtgaggatgagaatgtgcttatagttgtgcaggtctggccttctgttgtgctccttgagtgtcagatttcactaactgtgtgttatttgacatttttgtgtctaagcaatcggaaaaaactgtaaatgtacttacagtttttttcaaatacacacaaattccttaattttcacacaatttctgaaacctgacactcaaacaccagaaccacacctcaaatatgcaaaaccatacgcacattttgggcctttgactccgttttcaatttcataaaacactttttgcaaaacacaaccaatcaaaatgccacactaattcatcagtgcttacactaactcctcacatgtgcaaacactcattgctttactcaacaccaaccaatcatggctttagaataggcctataaatagcctaatttgagttgatttacagtggtgggtataatttgaacctttactgtagaaaatataacaggtatgtaacaatatactgtaatatacacatgttctaatgtacacataatagctgtttcagcacaacacacggtatactacacacaaacatatattttagcacccatgcatccattgactgcagtgcactgcatgattggtcacagtctggtggattactgtatcataccgtgcaacagtacagtgactgtaagaagacattctgacaatattgtagaaaatagtatacattactgtatgctacagttcatggcacacactgacacaccattccgtaatcacctttttcaaaattaggtttggtttctgtcctactacactctttctttcgtactgtgtaatactgtattcacaaccacaaatgcttacagttaaaaaaatatgtttggtttcaatcttgctttcatgtttaccatgaatttttcagcatctctgccatttactttcaatcttgtacagaaatgtacataggagctcatgaaagaagagctttaggttttgaataactgtgtgtatatgatatatccaaaaatgtagtataatggtaaaagtgtttgcaacatgagacaaatgtttgcttttgagacgtgtttgtgatattttgattgcagtgcttcattttgcaagagaagcgaggcatttggcattttgtgtgtgcagttgttggatttgtgtgttaagttttgaaaaaaagtaaaagtaaaaaaaaattgtgtagatcctgaaagagaaagagagctaaACATACCTGGGTAGGCGGAGAGCAACATGTGGTGTGtaggcattttgtgtgtgtcatggtcATACACATGCATGTCCACGAGTTAGCATGTTGTGTGAAGTGGATAAAGAGTTGTGGTGGAGACTTTGTGCCATTCTGTGAACAGGGGCTGCTTCCTGTCCATAAACATTTATGAACACCTTGCAACCATGCCGTCACTTTCCACACCACAGATGTGTTCGTGTTCCAGAGAACAACCTGTGGcttgtagtgtgtatgtgtttctgtgcataAGTCtttctgaaagtgtgtgtgtgtgtgtgctggtgtgccaTTGTATGCTTGTGTAAGCCACAATGAGGGGTCGTTTTCAAAGAAGGCTCTCATTGTTTCCTCtggtgagggcagggtgagtgtgcaggcctgtgtgtctggaggtggggggtggaggtgagaactcaaggggagaggggagggactcATCTCTATAAGATCCAGGGGCCAGAGGAGCACTGATCATCACAGAGGTCAGGGGATTGGAGAAGGTAGATTTAAACAGAAGATAGCTAAGTAGTCCTTTTGGTCGAAACATATGTACTGGTAATTGTAGCTGTACGAGTCCTAGGTCGGATCCAGGGAAGCAGCAGCAGGATATATCAGATCTTTACTCTGCTACTGACAGGCTTGAACCTGAAGCACCTGAAGATGAGGTCCAGCTTGGTCTCCTCCACGCTTCTCTCCATCATAACATGGATGGCTGGGGCGTACGCAAGTGAGTTTTCCAATGATCTCGATTTTGAAAGcatcgtgtgtttgtgtgtgtttgtcgtgtttgtagttgtgtttgtttgtgtgtctgtgtgtgtactgtatgtgtgcttgtgtgtctgactgAACCAGTCCAGTGTCAGTgaatgtctgctctctctctgctcacagATAATGGCCCTTCCGCCCAGTGCTGTTTACACCATTCCAGAACAAAGGTCAAACTGGACCAGATACAGGACTACACGGTTCAGACTGATCAAATCTGTAATATCCCAGCCATAGTGTGAGTACTTCAGCGGGGTTATGTTCTCTGGAGAAGTACACTAAACACAGGACCATACAGGAGTCGAATACTGTCCTGTACGGGCTCCTTACAATGCTTGGTCCCTCTGATTTACTCGTATTAACTAGACTGTCAACAAAACTCAAATTTCCTTTTGGTTTACTAGATCTCTGGAATAAACTGTTACAATGCAGCATGTGATACATACTGTAGCTACTTCAGCAGAGGTTGATGTGAATGACTTCTCCACTTGCAGGTTTTTCACCAAGAAAGGACTTAGGATCTGCTCGTCACCTAACAGTGACTGGAGCAAGAAGGCCATGGGTAAGGTGGACAAGGAGAAGAGGGaagtggagaggaaggaggagaagagagacacaaCCAGCCATGGACCAGTCGTGTCTCACGAACCACACAAGGGGTCAAAGATGGGtcaaagaaaaagacagaataaagggaggaggaacaggaaacCTGGACCGAGAGGGCAGAGGAAGTCCGCAAAGAAAGGCAGAGAAGTTTAGACCTTGAGAGTCTTATTGTAATGCAGCACACAGATTGTCAAACTGAGCTTGTTGTCACGACACAGAGCACACATGCATTTGTATTGCTTTATGTTTATTTCATGATTGACTGTAAATCTCTATATTTACCTTTTACAAATAGCTCTGTTTGATGTGATGAAAGTGTGTGTAGCAATACATATGAATATATGAGTATAAGTGTATACTtgtgtatatataatatatacagtattatattgcatatgatatatatatgtatgtaagtaTCGTTGCATATTAACATACAcatacttttgttttgttttgtctccACAAATCAAATTGAATATTGTTGATGTCAGTGAATAAAAACATCCTGGTTCCAGACATATTTTTGAATTGTATTAATTAATTACACAAATCAGAAACTTTAAAATGAATATTTATTGCAACACATTACCACTTGTATAAAGGCTTGGTTTGAGTTTCCAGTGTTTGTTGCTACGACATAGCCACCAGTCACTGGGATGGCCAATGAAGCATGCACATGAGTGCTTCCAGGTGACCTAGTCTGGATCCATacccttagtgtgtgtgtgtgtgtgtgtgcgcgtgcgtgtgtgtgtgtgtgtgtgtgtgtatgtgtgcgtgtgtgtgcatgtcatgtGTTTGGTCTTCTGGGTGCTCTCTACACATGAGTCAGGGTGTACTTAGGTAAATGAGATTTATTTAATCCCACTAACTTGATTTGACAGTTACATTCATTATAAGGAAGGTTTTACATGTAGGTTAGATATGATCTCATGTAGTGAGTCTGTGCTTACACCCCTGTCTATAACACACACTAAGTCTGCAAGACTTGGCAAATCAATCCCATTGTGTTGATAGTTTCTGCATGTTAGGGTGCTAGGCCGGTGTCATTCTCTGGAACTGATGTGTAGCTTTGTCAGCCACAACAATCACCACTTCCTGCACCCCACCTAGCCCAACATTGTCTGTGTGCGTTGATAATGATAGTGATCATTCATTAGGCCTTTGTTCGTAGAAATACCCTGTTAGTATGTAGAACAGGAAATATCATGGCTTGTCATCTATCATCTCCTCTTCACCACAAGTAAACATTACAGCAATACAAATAACAGACCACACTTGCAGGGTggagaaagaatgaaagcttgACACCGATATGCAAACGCATCCTCAATGTTGAAGTAAACAGAGCAAGGTCTTTATTAAAGTCTAACTGTATTTTCACAAAATGTGtgtaaatagtgtgtgtgtctccatgaaGTCATCCATAGTAagatggagagggtgtgtgtggtctgacagagagaaaggttaTGACTCCCACTGTTGTTCCCCTGACAACCAGAACACATTAACTTTCTCTAAGCTAAGAACCAAATCACTCCCACAACCAAACAAACTCTAAACCGCGAGACAGTTAGCAGGTTTGCTCACTGTTAACAGAAATCCCTTCAGTCATTGGCTTCACAAGGAGCCAAGCGTCTTGACCCTGGCATTCTGAGCTAGACCTTGAGGGGAGAACAAAAGAGACAGGTCATTTTGAGTTCTGGGTCACTAGGAGAACCATCACAATGTAGATCTACTCCACTGCATGGTGGTCAGAGACCCATTATCGTGTCTCCTGTCTCTGAAACCATCAGCCACAACAACAGACGTGAACCATCGCTCACAGCCTTACCAATCTCACTTATTGTTGTCGAGGATGTCAGAGGGCTCATGCTGGAAATACAACACACAATACATTTTTTCAGAGCTTGTAGAATCTCAGGGACTTTACATACAACGACAGTAACGGTTAGGTTACAGTTTGATGCTCATATCATCTGCAGAACAATGTGATCATCTCATCCCCTACATGTGACTAGCCCACAACCTCCAGTCATGTAGGTTGAaacagagatggaggtagagagcaGCATACGAGGGGGAAAACCCACTGTGGTTGAAAGTCTTCTGTACACCTCACCAATCCTCACTCCCACCACCTTTCAGCCGTTACAGTAGAACCCACGCGTCCTTCTCACACTGCCGTGGAAACATGCTAAATTTAGAACCCCATCGTCTTTAGGACCACCATTTGCTACTCCGTCCGCTAAATAATGACCGACACGTCATACTGGAATGGTGACGGTCTGGAACATGCAgaagagaggcacagagaggccACTGCACACGTTTTCTGAAGGTTCCTTTCATATGGTAGATCCTGTAGCCACTGAATCTGAATCTGAGAATAAAACAAAGGTGAAAGGAATGGTGGCCTAACCAGATATATCTGTGTAGGTGCCGTGTTAACATCTTCTAAGGTTTTCTAAGGAGATGATCcagaagaaagaggggagaagaagCTTCTCTACTCTACATGCAGCATGAGCAGCCTAAAGCGACAGCACTACTGTGCTGCTGTTTACAGTGCTGTCACCAAAGCCCTTGTGTTGCTCTGTTCTACACCACTGCCCTCTACATAACCTCTGTGAATAAACCTGCTGGAAACACGCCACGTCAACTCATGTGAATTCACTTTTGTGATTGAAATATTCTGTGATCGTTCCTGAACACATTCTTTCTTATTGCACAAAGTTTTATTGAGAATGGCAATGGACAGCCTTCCCAGACAAACTGCCATTACTTTGTACATTTacaattatatataaatatacattatTTTAGCATCTATAAATCAAGGTGAGCCACAATAATTGTCCACATTCACAGTCGAGGACACATAGTTTCTTGATGGAAAAATGTACACATAatctaataatattaataaaggTATCTCTTTAAAGGCATATTTGTCATACATTCAAATATTCAGTGTTCCTGCTCTCCGGAGTCATGAGGATTTTGTGTGTTGCTTTACAAGGCTCTTGTTGGCCTTTTGTGAAAGGGTTGTTGATGTTTTAGTTGTGGCGTGGTGTGAGAAGTTTGAGAGGTGTTCTTTTTGTCCAGGTAGTCCATAGCGGTCTGGGCCCAGGGATCGTTGGGGTCTGAGCACAGTCTTATATTTTTCACTGTAACAAAACTGGAGATAACAAACAATAAGAACAAAAACAATACACAATACTCGTATGTGCAATTTGTGATCCGTGATCATTCAGCCAACAAAAAGTAAGCATTTAGATTTACTGTATAATAATATTATCTGGACAGTTGAAGAAGAACATGTTAAACCAGTTTATAAACATCTAGTTATCAGAAGTTTAGATAACTTACATCACTGCTTTGATGGGGCACATGGCGATGTCCTGAATGTAGTAGGAATCCAGCATGGTTAGACGGATCCGATTCCTGACGGTTTTACGGCAACAGGTGGCCACCTTATTAACTATACAGGATGGAAAATTAATCTTCATCAACATCCTCGTCGTCATCACCACTGTAATTCCAGAAGGTGATAAACCCAGTCTGAAACCTACCTTGGGCTGAGGTTGTGTCCATCAGCAGACAACTTatgcagagaaggagagcgcaGGCCAGCTTCATCGTGTCTGGCAAGTTCTGTCAGTTATGACATACTCTCTTCTGCAATCCTCTTTTAAGCCCACCGACATCAAACAAAGGCATTCACTTTTCCATATTGAGGCCAtgtcacgttcacacacacacacacacacacacacacacatagaggaaAGTTACCCGATTGGGTTTCCTCCCTCAGTACAGAGCTATTGTGGCCCTCTCCCCCCACTAAAAcagtcctctcccccccacataaGATGAGGTGTCACAGAAGCTTTCCATTGTACAAACCCCTAGCTAGGTCAAAGAACCCACTCGTGGCTGTGCAAGCCTTGTGCTGCATGGACAGAGATCAAGGGAGGTTTCCATGCTCAACCACCAACTCTTTAAAGAGCCGGAGTATGGCAACATGCATGTCTCTGCACCAATTTGAAAAGAGTAGCCATCATATATTTTATGGCCACGTTGTAACACTAAcaattaaaaatatatttgagattcatttaaaaacaaaattgtACATCTCTGGTGCAGCATCTGAGGTCTGGTACAAGGTTGATGATGTTTCTACAGCCAATTAATTATATATTAACATCTTGTTACAGTAAACGCTGTGTGAAGTTGTTGGTTAGGTTTTTAAAACTATCACTTACTTCCTAGAATTGACGTTCATAGAATAGACTGTTGATGCATTCAAACCTGCAGCAGCCTCATTGAGGTGGGGGCTTTTCATActtagacatacacacacacatgtacactttTGTTCCAGTGTGTAGTTTATCTGGTCAATGTTCACCAGTTTCAGGGAAAAGATGCAAAGATGcagggggggggttgtatttAAAAAGACACACTAAACACATGTGTCTGGTGTGGCTTCAAATTGAAATAGAGATAGAaagtaggaaagagagagaaaccgacacccagacagacatgaAGTCACAGCGAAAGAGAATCTCACAGAGAATACAGCCTTGGGGCTAGTCCTTAAGTAACACACCCTGAGGCTGGAGAAGTCTATTCAAACATAAGAAACGTTTAACATCTTAACTAACGATTACAGCCAATGTATTCATATTCAGATTAGCCAAACAGGCTGAATCTCAGAGCAGAAGGGGATTCAGCCAAGGACCTGAGGGACTGCACCCCTGTGTGTGACTC
This genomic window contains:
- the LOC134036700 gene encoding C-C motif chemokine 4-like, yielding MRSSLVSSTLLSIITWMAGAYANNGPSAQCCLHHSRTKVKLDQIQDYTVQTDQICNIPAIVFFTKKGLRICSSPNSDWSKKAMGKVDKEKREVERKEEKRDTTSHGPVVSHEPHKGSKMGQRKRQNKGRRNRKPGPRGQRKSAKKGREV
- the LOC134036772 gene encoding monocyte chemotactic protein 1B-like yields the protein MKLACALLLCISCLLMDTTSAQVNKVATCCRKTVRNRIRLTMLDSYYIQDIAMCPIKAVIFVTVKNIRLCSDPNDPWAQTAMDYLDKKNTSQTSHTTPQLKHQQPFHKRPTRAL